In Spirosoma aureum, a single genomic region encodes these proteins:
- a CDS encoding glycosyltransferase yields the protein MRILIVCSGNAPNFDFQLHQAFIYDQVEALKQLDNTLQFDFFFIRGKGLTGYLSCLKNLSDQLKSQAYHCVHAHVALSGLLANLQRQVPVVTTFHGSDINVPLLRGVSLLVEMLSRRTIYISHRLVEKAIYAGKTKRSVIPCGVDFALFRPRPKQHSREQLGLSSDKRYILFSSSFDITVKNYPLAKAALQLLHDETIELLELKNYNRKVVALLLSAVDVALMTSFSEGSPQFVKEALACNCPVVSTDVGDVRLVMGDIPGCYITSYDVADVAEKIRLVLANTAPVVSRGHIQQFDKQLIARQVRSVYRQLR from the coding sequence ATGCGAATCCTGATTGTGTGCAGTGGTAATGCACCAAATTTTGATTTTCAGCTGCATCAGGCTTTCATCTACGACCAGGTGGAAGCGTTGAAACAGTTGGACAACACGCTCCAGTTCGATTTTTTTTTCATCAGGGGGAAAGGGTTAACCGGGTATTTATCCTGCCTGAAAAACCTGTCAGATCAGCTAAAGAGCCAGGCTTACCATTGCGTTCATGCACACGTAGCCCTGTCGGGTCTGTTGGCAAATTTACAGCGGCAGGTGCCGGTGGTCACCACGTTTCACGGGTCAGACATAAACGTGCCTCTACTCCGAGGAGTGTCGTTGCTGGTAGAAATGTTGAGCCGCCGGACCATCTATATTAGTCACCGGCTGGTTGAAAAAGCCATTTATGCTGGAAAAACCAAACGGTCTGTTATCCCCTGTGGTGTCGATTTCGCTTTGTTCAGACCACGGCCAAAACAACATAGTCGCGAACAGTTAGGACTTTCGTCGGATAAACGCTATATTTTATTTTCATCTAGTTTCGATATAACGGTTAAAAACTATCCGCTTGCAAAAGCTGCTCTTCAGCTGCTTCACGACGAAACAATTGAACTGCTTGAACTGAAAAACTATAACCGTAAAGTAGTGGCTTTGTTGCTCTCGGCTGTTGATGTTGCCCTGATGACTTCCTTTTCGGAAGGGTCACCGCAGTTTGTGAAAGAAGCCCTCGCCTGCAATTGCCCGGTAGTCTCTACCGACGTCGGCGATGTCCGGCTGGTAATGGGCGACATACCCGGCTGTTATATCACGTCGTATGATGTGGCTGATGTAGCTGAAAAAATTCGCCTTGTGCTGGCCAATACCGCCCCAGTTGTATCGAGAGGTCATATACAGCAATTCGACAAGCAACTGATTGCCAGGCAGGTACGTAGTGTTTATCGCCAACTTAGATGA
- the hisH gene encoding imidazole glycerol phosphate synthase subunit HisH, with protein sequence MSKKTDIVIIDYGMGNLRSVQKKFEQLNANVRISSTPGAISGAGKLVLPGVGHFANGVKKLKESGIWDTLNQEVLIKQTPILGICLGMQLMARFSQEGNAVGLNWFDADVVRFNVENKLTHKVPHMGWNTTEVTKPCRLFANMPTQAMFYFVHSYHMVCKQAEDVVAMSTYDYPFASVIQKGNIYGTQFHPEKSHNWGEQMIANFIDL encoded by the coding sequence ATGAGTAAAAAAACGGATATTGTTATCATTGATTATGGCATGGGCAACCTGCGGTCAGTACAGAAGAAGTTTGAACAATTGAACGCTAACGTTCGCATATCATCAACTCCTGGTGCCATTTCAGGAGCAGGAAAATTAGTTCTGCCCGGCGTTGGCCATTTTGCAAATGGGGTAAAAAAATTGAAAGAATCGGGTATATGGGATACATTGAATCAGGAGGTATTGATAAAACAGACGCCTATTCTGGGTATCTGTCTTGGCATGCAATTGATGGCACGCTTCAGTCAGGAAGGAAACGCAGTGGGTCTTAACTGGTTCGATGCCGACGTTGTTCGTTTCAATGTTGAGAACAAACTGACTCACAAAGTTCCCCATATGGGCTGGAACACAACAGAAGTAACGAAACCCTGCCGCCTGTTTGCCAACATGCCGACGCAGGCGATGTTCTACTTCGTTCATTCATACCACATGGTTTGTAAGCAGGCAGAGGATGTTGTAGCAATGTCTACTTACGATTATCCGTTCGCGTCGGTCATTCAGAAAGGGAATATCTACGGCACCCAGTTTCACCCCGAAAAAAGCCACAACTGGGGCGAACAGATGATTGCTAATTTTATCGACCTATAG
- a CDS encoding N-acetyl sugar amidotransferase — protein MRVCTKGVWDESIPGISFDEIGISNYCKLQETMMASYPRGEKGLADWNALVLAMKKAGKNSRYDCVVGVSGGVDSSYLLHIAVQYGLRPLAVNLDNGFNSQIAVQNIYKVTTSLGVDLETYVINYEEVQDLLRSYMKAGMPWIDTPTDLAIKATMYKVAQAVGIRYILRGNDFRSEGKQPKEWTYADARQLRFIHKRFGSGVRLKTYPMLTLPKMVYAGLIKGIKDIRPFYYLDYKKQDAKQQMIRLYDWQDYGGHHHENLFTKFSMAYWLPRKFGIDKRKINLSAQVLSQAITRDEALAQLQQPFASERELVETRSYVQKKLALSDYDFQQIWSATGKNTFDYPSNYELLVKLASKLRPLISRLYAFTPMTVTANQVLNAKK, from the coding sequence ATGAGAGTTTGTACGAAAGGTGTTTGGGACGAGAGCATTCCGGGGATTTCGTTTGACGAAATCGGCATATCGAATTACTGTAAACTTCAGGAAACGATGATGGCCAGCTATCCGAGAGGAGAGAAGGGGTTGGCTGATTGGAATGCACTGGTTTTAGCCATGAAAAAAGCGGGCAAAAACAGTCGTTATGACTGTGTTGTGGGCGTTAGCGGTGGGGTCGATAGTTCCTATTTGCTGCATATTGCCGTTCAGTATGGGCTGCGACCATTGGCTGTCAATTTAGACAATGGTTTCAACAGCCAGATTGCCGTTCAGAATATCTATAAAGTAACGACATCGCTTGGCGTCGATCTCGAGACCTATGTCATCAACTACGAAGAGGTTCAGGATTTACTCCGGTCGTATATGAAAGCAGGTATGCCCTGGATCGATACGCCAACCGACCTGGCAATCAAAGCAACCATGTACAAAGTGGCTCAGGCTGTGGGCATTCGGTATATTCTTCGCGGAAATGATTTTCGTTCAGAAGGCAAACAACCTAAAGAATGGACCTATGCCGACGCCCGACAACTACGATTCATTCACAAACGGTTTGGTTCGGGTGTTCGGCTAAAGACTTACCCCATGCTCACATTGCCCAAAATGGTCTATGCCGGGTTGATAAAAGGCATCAAAGACATCCGGCCTTTTTACTACCTGGACTATAAAAAACAGGATGCCAAACAACAAATGATCAGGCTTTACGACTGGCAGGATTATGGAGGTCATCATCATGAAAATCTGTTTACCAAATTTTCGATGGCTTATTGGTTGCCACGTAAGTTTGGTATCGACAAACGTAAAATTAATCTATCGGCGCAGGTATTGAGTCAGGCGATCACGCGCGATGAAGCGTTGGCCCAATTGCAACAACCGTTTGCATCGGAGCGTGAACTGGTTGAAACACGTTCCTATGTACAGAAAAAACTAGCTTTATCAGACTATGATTTTCAGCAAATCTGGTCAGCTACAGGTAAAAATACATTCGACTATCCGTCTAATTATGAGTTACTTGTGAAACTGGCGAGTAAATTAAGGCCGCTTATTAGCCGTTTATATGCCTTTACGCCCATGACGGTTACAGCCAATCAGGTCCTGAACGCAAAAAAGTAG
- a CDS encoding lipid II:glycine glycyltransferase FemX, whose protein sequence is MYEYTLLQQITPDDERTINSFIDTNPGFHFFQSPVFYKLSLASRKLRPFYIIAKQEGSIVGVLLACQQVQINFPFIRFLTSRNLIIGGPLVRNQDERILEGLLATYRIKSPKSIYTQVRNIWDTTVSRTVFLANGFGYEAHLNILVDLSQTEEELWKDVHSKRRNEIRRAEKEGCRVEMVATLETLTHCYDILTEVYHRAKLPLPDFGHFKAMLQHSTEKIGLRIFTAVWEGRIIGCMLCIAWGDTLYDYYAGAYSRYYNKYPNDLLPWAVFKWAKMNGFSRFDFGGAGKPNVPYGVRDYKKKFGGSLVNFGRYECVPFPFLFRLMTQLFKWWQRAKR, encoded by the coding sequence ATGTACGAGTATACGCTATTGCAGCAGATTACGCCGGACGACGAACGAACGATCAATTCGTTTATTGATACTAACCCAGGCTTCCATTTTTTTCAATCGCCGGTTTTTTATAAACTATCACTTGCATCGAGAAAACTTCGCCCATTTTATATAATCGCAAAACAGGAGGGTAGTATCGTTGGTGTGTTACTGGCTTGCCAGCAGGTACAGATCAATTTCCCTTTCATACGCTTTTTGACGAGTCGAAATCTGATCATTGGAGGGCCACTTGTAAGAAACCAGGATGAGCGGATTCTGGAAGGTCTGTTAGCCACTTACCGGATAAAAAGCCCCAAAAGCATTTATACGCAGGTGCGGAACATCTGGGATACGACTGTGTCTCGGACAGTATTTCTGGCCAATGGGTTCGGTTATGAAGCCCATTTGAATATTCTTGTGGATTTAAGCCAAACTGAGGAGGAGCTTTGGAAAGATGTCCATTCAAAAAGGCGGAATGAAATCAGGCGAGCCGAAAAAGAAGGGTGTCGGGTTGAAATGGTGGCCACACTCGAAACGTTGACACATTGCTACGACATTTTAACCGAAGTGTATCATCGGGCAAAGTTACCACTACCCGATTTTGGTCATTTTAAAGCCATGTTGCAGCACTCGACGGAGAAAATCGGATTACGGATTTTTACGGCAGTATGGGAGGGTCGGATTATCGGCTGCATGCTTTGCATTGCCTGGGGCGATACTTTATACGACTACTACGCGGGTGCATACAGCCGTTATTACAACAAATACCCCAATGATTTGCTACCCTGGGCGGTTTTCAAATGGGCTAAAATGAATGGCTTTTCCCGCTTCGATTTTGGGGGTGCCGGTAAACCAAATGTTCCGTACGGGGTACGGGACTATAAAAAAAAGTTTGGCGGTTCTCTGGTGAATTTCGGTCGATATGAATGCGTTCCTTTTCCTTTTCTGTTTCGGCTGATGACGCAATTATTTAAATGGTGGCAACGCGCCAAACGATGA
- a CDS encoding DegT/DnrJ/EryC1/StrS family aminotransferase — protein MIPRFNYSYSLRDTWDGITGLLFNKKPNTSYLNDLFPGAAIYFVDSARMGIKYALLAFNLKPGAKIGIQPYTCSSMLAAIAAANCRPVFIDINEQLSLDCDDLRRKLTGLDALIITHTFGIPANITQIKQLTGQLPVIEDCAHAFHSWYEGIHAGNFFDAAVFSFGNGKFPSVGGGGLLVINRRKSSERVAGMLGKLKSSGLVRELTFAGRQLVNALIHSRVGESTLYYLLNENFLSNKSQQISDYPTHERQPYRSVGYAMQRQFTELAIMSMKQRENARYLIDRQNSHYKMLANVDDAGNSFAIVLLSHRRNELYNFLRKKGIGAGKHFQHAKSWAMQFGYQHGECPNFEQIVGEILTIPCHYGMISSDLQKIDQCLNEFTQSNNLTR, from the coding sequence ATGATCCCCCGCTTCAACTATTCATACTCGCTGCGGGATACCTGGGACGGCATTACCGGCTTACTATTCAACAAAAAACCGAATACCAGTTATCTGAACGATTTATTTCCAGGCGCTGCCATTTATTTCGTTGACAGTGCACGAATGGGTATCAAATACGCCTTACTGGCATTTAACCTAAAACCGGGGGCAAAAATTGGCATCCAGCCCTACACATGCTCTTCGATGCTGGCAGCAATTGCTGCGGCAAACTGTAGGCCCGTATTTATTGACATCAATGAACAGTTAAGTCTCGATTGCGATGATTTGCGAAGGAAACTTACGGGCTTAGATGCGCTGATCATTACGCATACATTTGGTATACCTGCAAACATAACTCAGATAAAACAATTGACTGGTCAACTTCCTGTTATTGAAGACTGTGCCCATGCGTTTCATAGTTGGTATGAAGGTATACATGCTGGTAATTTTTTCGATGCCGCCGTTTTTTCATTTGGCAACGGAAAGTTTCCATCGGTTGGTGGGGGAGGACTATTAGTTATAAACAGGAGAAAATCTTCTGAGCGAGTTGCCGGAATGCTCGGCAAGTTAAAATCATCTGGACTGGTAAGGGAGTTAACGTTTGCAGGAAGACAGCTTGTCAACGCACTGATTCATTCAAGAGTGGGAGAAAGCACGCTTTACTACCTGTTGAATGAAAATTTTCTGAGCAACAAGAGTCAGCAGATTTCAGATTATCCCACACACGAGAGGCAACCGTATCGGAGCGTTGGCTATGCCATGCAGCGACAGTTTACTGAACTGGCGATTATGTCGATGAAGCAACGGGAGAATGCTCGTTACCTCATTGATCGGCAAAATAGCCACTATAAAATGCTTGCCAATGTGGACGATGCAGGTAATTCATTTGCCATTGTCCTGCTCAGCCATCGCAGAAATGAACTCTATAACTTCCTGCGAAAGAAAGGCATAGGGGCTGGAAAGCATTTTCAACATGCTAAGTCGTGGGCAATGCAGTTTGGCTATCAACATGGCGAGTGCCCAAATTTTGAACAGATCGTTGGTGAGATTCTCACCATTCCCTGCCATTATGGGATGATATCGAGCGACTTGCAGAAAATTGATCAGTGCCTTAACGAATTTACGCAGTCCAATAATCTAACCCGATGA
- a CDS encoding DUF354 domain-containing protein, with the protein MKKVLIDINHPAHVHLFRHFIAEMKSRGNEVIVTAKNIDSITNLLELYNINYIDTGRKKDHILKKYLYEFFHLIKVLIIVIHRRVDYGIGVSMVLPIVSRLTPMKSFALDDDDLAATPIFGKFTSYADVILNPNALAHEKRGSRQLFHPSYHELAYLHPDRFVPDPGVLSEIGLKPGEPFFVLRFNAFKAHHDAGAQGLTTDQKIEIINFLKYFGRIFITTERDIEPALKSYQLPVSPEKIHSLLYYATLFIGDSQTMTSEAALLGTPAVKLNSFAGRLSIPNELEHTYQLCYSFLPQNFEAMMHKIKELVLNNDIKAEWRIRQKAMLADKVDLTSFLTALVINYPLSVANSKPDIAFQ; encoded by the coding sequence ATGAAAAAAGTATTAATCGATATCAACCACCCTGCTCATGTACACCTGTTCAGACACTTCATTGCCGAAATGAAGAGTAGAGGTAACGAGGTGATTGTTACAGCAAAAAACATTGACTCGATTACTAATCTGCTGGAATTGTATAACATCAATTACATCGACACAGGCCGTAAGAAAGACCATATTCTGAAGAAATATCTCTACGAATTTTTTCACCTGATTAAGGTATTGATCATTGTCATTCATCGGCGGGTTGATTATGGCATTGGTGTTTCGATGGTTTTGCCCATTGTATCGAGGTTAACGCCGATGAAGTCGTTTGCGCTCGATGACGACGATTTAGCGGCTACCCCCATCTTTGGGAAATTTACGTCCTATGCCGATGTTATTCTCAATCCAAATGCATTGGCCCACGAGAAAAGGGGCAGCCGCCAACTATTCCATCCGAGTTACCATGAACTGGCGTATTTACATCCAGATCGTTTTGTGCCGGATCCGGGTGTTTTAAGTGAGATCGGATTGAAGCCGGGCGAACCATTTTTTGTATTGCGTTTTAATGCATTTAAAGCCCATCATGATGCTGGAGCACAGGGGTTAACGACTGATCAAAAAATAGAAATTATCAATTTTTTGAAATATTTCGGCCGGATTTTTATCACTACAGAACGTGACATCGAACCGGCCCTGAAATCGTATCAACTGCCCGTATCGCCTGAAAAAATTCACTCCCTGTTATATTATGCAACCCTGTTTATTGGTGATAGTCAAACCATGACTTCTGAAGCTGCCTTACTGGGTACACCGGCTGTGAAGCTCAATTCGTTTGCAGGCCGCCTTTCGATTCCGAATGAATTGGAGCATACTTACCAGCTATGCTATTCGTTTTTGCCCCAGAATTTTGAGGCTATGATGCATAAGATTAAAGAACTTGTTCTCAATAATGATATAAAAGCGGAGTGGCGTATACGTCAAAAAGCAATGCTGGCCGACAAAGTGGATCTGACTTCCTTTCTGACGGCCTTAGTCATAAATTACCCGCTCAGTGTTGCCAATTCAAAGCCAGACATTGCGTTTCAGTAG
- the wecB gene encoding non-hydrolyzing UDP-N-acetylglucosamine 2-epimerase, which yields MIKLLTIIGARPQIIKASALSRAIRQQFADQITEVLVHTGQHYDENMSAVFFEELEIPQPDYNLQVGSGSHGQQTAKMIMGVEEILEKENPTYVVIFGDTNSTLAGAIAASKRHVPIVHIEAGLRSYNKRMPEEINRIVSDHVSTYLFTPTQAGTDNLKKEGFLLTNSPPYTIDRPGIFQVGDIMYDNSLYFSELAAQRTTILEKLNVQGGDYTLITIHRNANTDDSNRLNGIFRALQIITATYSVKLVLPLHPRTAKQMNALLEPELYQAIHTNPNIILIPPVSFLEMTTLEKNAQRIITDSGGVQKEAYFFKKPCLILRAETEWIEIVKEGAAILCDADPYRILGAYAHFETNPVIPFISLYGDGTAAYQIIDILLGEDGNKPTTNKFLPSSKFLL from the coding sequence ATGATTAAATTATTGACAATTATTGGTGCCAGGCCGCAAATAATAAAGGCATCGGCGCTGAGCCGGGCCATCCGGCAACAGTTTGCTGATCAGATTACGGAGGTGCTGGTTCATACGGGGCAACATTACGACGAGAATATGTCGGCCGTGTTTTTTGAGGAGTTGGAAATTCCTCAGCCAGACTATAATCTTCAGGTAGGGTCAGGTAGTCACGGCCAACAAACTGCCAAAATGATAATGGGCGTAGAGGAGATTCTCGAAAAAGAGAATCCAACTTATGTAGTCATATTTGGGGATACGAATTCAACGTTGGCAGGGGCTATAGCGGCTTCAAAACGTCACGTACCTATCGTTCATATTGAAGCGGGCTTACGTTCTTATAACAAAAGAATGCCGGAAGAGATCAATCGTATCGTAAGCGACCACGTCTCTACATATCTGTTCACGCCAACACAGGCAGGCACCGATAACCTTAAAAAAGAAGGATTCCTGCTAACGAACTCGCCCCCGTATACAATAGACCGTCCGGGTATATTTCAGGTGGGTGATATTATGTACGATAACAGTCTATACTTTTCTGAATTAGCAGCCCAGCGAACAACTATTCTGGAAAAACTAAACGTACAGGGGGGCGATTATACACTGATTACGATACATCGAAATGCAAATACCGATGACAGTAATCGACTGAATGGCATTTTCAGGGCATTACAGATTATCACGGCTACTTATTCGGTAAAATTAGTTTTGCCTCTTCATCCACGAACAGCCAAACAAATGAATGCCCTACTGGAACCGGAACTTTATCAGGCTATTCATACCAATCCGAATATTATACTGATTCCACCCGTATCTTTTCTGGAAATGACGACTCTGGAAAAAAACGCTCAACGAATCATAACAGATTCGGGCGGAGTTCAGAAAGAAGCCTATTTCTTTAAGAAACCTTGTCTTATACTACGTGCTGAAACTGAGTGGATTGAAATTGTGAAAGAAGGAGCAGCTATCCTCTGCGATGCCGACCCTTATCGCATTCTTGGCGCTTATGCTCACTTTGAGACAAATCCCGTGATTCCGTTTATATCTCTGTATGGGGATGGAACGGCAGCTTATCAGATCATAGATATACTACTAGGTGAGGACGGTAACAAACCAACAACAAATAAGTTCTTACCGTCTAGTAAATTTTTACTATAG
- the nusG gene encoding transcription termination/antitermination protein NusG, translated as MPWFVLYTKSRSEKLVAKSLHQRGVEVYCPLRKVTRKWSDRTKIVEEPMFKSYCFVNLDENDRRVVYGAPGVVGYLYWLKKPAVVKQKEIDLIKDMLNDFDHESLEIHDFASADRLRILSGAFMGREGQVVFTHGKTILVKIESLSMYVSVDLSKNKVEKLKNNTLLS; from the coding sequence ATGCCTTGGTTTGTACTATATACAAAATCCAGATCAGAAAAACTGGTAGCCAAATCCCTACATCAACGAGGTGTAGAGGTCTATTGCCCGCTCCGGAAAGTCACTAGAAAATGGTCTGATCGAACCAAGATCGTTGAGGAGCCCATGTTCAAATCCTATTGCTTTGTTAACCTTGATGAAAACGACCGCCGGGTCGTTTATGGGGCTCCTGGAGTAGTTGGCTATCTGTATTGGCTTAAGAAACCAGCCGTGGTAAAGCAAAAAGAAATTGATTTGATTAAGGACATGCTTAATGACTTTGATCACGAGTCGCTCGAAATTCATGATTTCGCATCAGCTGATCGGCTTAGAATTTTATCGGGTGCTTTTATGGGCCGGGAGGGCCAGGTTGTTTTTACACACGGGAAAACGATACTGGTAAAAATAGAATCGTTGTCTATGTATGTATCCGTAGACCTCAGCAAAAACAAAGTTGAGAAATTAAAAAACAACACCTTACTCTCTTAG
- a CDS encoding capsule assembly Wzi family protein, producing MSKLVQITSCVALFFHVCHHSCAQTVSPKPLIEVEAGTFLSTAASNPFWVRSNQYGEVPLESQGFSVRAQARKDYAPRSATDKKQGRFSYGYGIRAVVNAGTVNQFLLSELYGKVRYGALELYAGRRKEIIGLVDSTLSTGSYIWSGNALPVPKIELSIPNYVPILKNGLIAIKGNFSHGWLGASDSVKNYYLHQKSIYFRLGKPAWRFKFYGGFNHQVQWGGDVLYPRVDNGVRITKFGTDWETYMFVVTGKSLYTLDTLEIKNNAASAEGGNRVGNHLGTIDLALEYETSRHKWFIYKQSIYEAGALFYLNNISDGLHGLSFTRKQAKTGILKILLEYLQTTNQGGPYLSNRSTIQQLRGAEDYMNNGRYIDGWVYKGQTIGTPYIMPLRYTTGLPQNLDPNPNRLVNNRIKAVALSVQSRVKQFDLLTRLSVSQNLGSYIVPVDINQLSAQQQVIFPIRKYTFTAVLAYDNAGVLTQNLGISFFAKRTF from the coding sequence ATGTCTAAACTTGTACAAATAACTTCCTGCGTGGCTTTATTTTTCCATGTTTGCCACCATTCCTGTGCACAGACAGTTTCTCCCAAACCCTTAATAGAGGTAGAGGCCGGAACGTTTTTATCAACAGCAGCCAGTAATCCATTCTGGGTTCGATCCAATCAGTATGGAGAAGTTCCGTTAGAATCGCAGGGTTTTTCAGTAAGAGCACAAGCCAGGAAAGACTATGCTCCCCGTAGTGCAACGGACAAAAAACAGGGGCGATTTTCATATGGTTACGGCATAAGAGCGGTTGTTAACGCAGGCACTGTTAACCAGTTTCTTTTATCGGAATTGTACGGAAAAGTACGGTATGGTGCTCTTGAATTGTATGCTGGAAGAAGAAAGGAAATCATTGGATTGGTCGATTCTACACTAAGTACAGGATCATATATCTGGTCGGGCAATGCACTGCCAGTTCCTAAGATTGAGCTATCAATACCTAACTATGTCCCTATTTTAAAGAATGGGTTGATCGCCATTAAAGGTAATTTTTCGCACGGGTGGCTAGGGGCCTCCGATTCAGTTAAGAATTATTACCTGCATCAGAAGAGTATATATTTTCGCTTAGGCAAACCTGCCTGGCGATTCAAATTTTACGGTGGATTCAACCACCAGGTGCAGTGGGGGGGCGATGTTCTATATCCCCGTGTTGATAATGGAGTTCGAATCACAAAGTTTGGTACCGATTGGGAGACGTATATGTTTGTTGTTACGGGGAAATCACTCTATACCCTGGATACACTGGAGATAAAGAACAATGCCGCATCTGCTGAAGGTGGGAATCGGGTTGGCAATCACTTAGGTACTATCGATTTAGCGCTGGAGTATGAAACCAGCCGTCATAAATGGTTCATCTACAAGCAGTCAATTTACGAAGCGGGTGCCCTATTTTATCTCAACAACATCTCGGATGGTCTACATGGACTATCATTTACCCGCAAACAGGCAAAAACTGGAATTTTGAAAATTTTGCTGGAATACCTGCAAACGACCAATCAGGGTGGCCCTTATTTATCGAACAGGTCCACAATTCAACAGTTGCGGGGTGCTGAAGATTATATGAATAACGGGAGGTATATTGATGGGTGGGTGTATAAAGGTCAAACCATTGGCACGCCATATATTATGCCCTTGCGCTATACAACGGGCTTGCCGCAAAATCTGGATCCAAACCCAAACAGGCTTGTCAACAACCGGATAAAAGCAGTTGCACTTAGTGTCCAAAGCCGTGTTAAACAGTTCGATCTGTTAACCCGACTATCAGTCAGTCAAAATTTAGGGAGCTATATTGTTCCAGTAGATATCAATCAGCTATCGGCACAGCAGCAGGTTATTTTTCCGATCAGAAAATATACGTTTACCGCTGTTTTGGCATATGACAACGCAGGTGTTTTAACGCAAAATCTGGGCATCAGTTTTTTTGCCAAACGTACTTTTTAG
- a CDS encoding phosphoenolpyruvate carboxykinase (ATP), translating into MNQEEFSLDLENVAWFYACHGSRIEIMPYKDVTQSVLELYLNGSVYGAILHQRKTLPLHGSCFKYQGLGIMICGESGVGKSSLTTSFCLKGASFLTDDVSPILLKNGKPHIWGVSDRIKLWSDSLVQLEQNEEGLERIFPEQGKYYFPMESAQGKVFPLTYIFILHTHKQREIVYQPVEGVEKFTALRNEIYRLEYLQGMKESETAYLKQLIMVCRGVTVVNVYRPTDISIEQLQFKFNKLILAVASNQNLNALEIADQ; encoded by the coding sequence TTGAATCAGGAGGAATTTTCACTTGATCTGGAAAATGTAGCTTGGTTCTATGCCTGTCACGGGAGTCGCATAGAAATAATGCCATATAAAGATGTAACTCAGTCTGTTCTGGAGCTATACCTTAATGGATCTGTATATGGGGCGATTTTACACCAACGTAAAACGCTGCCATTACACGGAAGTTGTTTTAAGTACCAGGGCTTGGGGATAATGATTTGTGGTGAGTCGGGAGTAGGAAAATCATCGCTCACTACCTCATTCTGCCTAAAAGGGGCTAGTTTCTTGACTGACGACGTATCGCCAATCCTACTAAAAAATGGAAAGCCGCATATATGGGGAGTGTCGGACCGAATCAAACTGTGGAGTGACAGCTTAGTTCAACTAGAGCAAAATGAAGAGGGTTTAGAACGAATATTTCCAGAGCAGGGTAAATATTATTTCCCGATGGAATCAGCGCAGGGAAAAGTTTTTCCTTTAACTTATATTTTTATTCTTCATACTCACAAACAGCGGGAAATAGTCTATCAACCAGTCGAGGGAGTTGAAAAATTTACGGCGCTCCGTAATGAAATATATCGCCTGGAATACCTACAGGGGATGAAAGAAAGTGAAACCGCCTATTTAAAACAATTAATTATGGTGTGTCGAGGAGTCACAGTTGTAAATGTCTATCGACCGACTGATATTTCTATTGAGCAGCTTCAATTCAAATTTAATAAGCTTATTTTAGCGGTAGCTTCAAATCAAAATCTCAATGCTCTGGAAATAGCGGATCAATAG